The following are encoded together in the Drosophila biarmipes strain raj3 chromosome 3L, RU_DBia_V1.1, whole genome shotgun sequence genome:
- the LOC108030670 gene encoding homeobox protein caupolican — translation MAAYAQFGYAGYPTANQLTTANTDSQSGHGGGSPLSGTNEASLSPSGGSTATGMTAGPLSPGAVSQSSHHAGHKGLSTSPAEDVVGGADGPGGLSSAAQDLPARGSCCENGRPIITDPVSGQTVCSCQYDPARLAIGGYSRMALPSAGVGVYGGPYPSNEQNPYPSIGVDNSAFYAPLSNPYGIKDTSPSTEMSAWTSASLQSTTGYYSYDPTLAAYGYGPNYDLAARRKNATRESTATLKAWLSEHKKNPYPTKGEKIMLAIITKMTLTQVSTWFANARRRLKKENKMTWEPKNKTEDDDDGMMSDDEKEKDSGDGGKLSTEAFDPGNQLIKSELGKAEKEADSDQKLDLDREPHNLVAMRGLAPYASPPGAHPMHAAYSSYAQSHNTHTHPHPQLQHHQQGQQLQHHQQMDQPYYGYGQEESVSAGDFAAQKNPLSRDCGIPVPASKPKIWSVADTAACKTPPPSAAYLGQNFYPPSAAAEQLHHHQPQQQQHPNPHPHPHHSMELGSPLSMMSSYAGGSPYSRIPTAYTEAMGMHLPSSSSSSGKVPPPSSTTHAHHPSLNHIHPAPQRVGFPEIQPDTPPQTPPTMKLNSSGSSHSSSMHSAPVTVASMVNILYSNESGYGHSQGHGHGSGLGHGLGSACHMGGSTAYLAEGRSGS, via the exons ATGGCTGCATATGCGCAGTTTGGATACGCTGGCTACCCGACGGCAAATCAG CTGACTACCGCCAATACCGACAGCCAGAGCGGCCATGGCGGAGGATCGCCGCTGTCCGGCACGAACGAGGCTTCCCTGAGTCCCTCGGGCGGTTCAACGGCCACAGGGATGACCGCCGGTCCGCTGAGTCCAGGTGCAGTTTCCCAGTCATCGCACCACGCGGGCCACAAGGGCCTCTCCACATCGCCGGCGGAAGATGTGGTGGGTGGAGCCGATGGCCCAGGAGGCCTTTCATCCGCCGCCCAGGACCTGCCCGCCCGCGGGTCCTGCTGCGAGAACGGACGACCCATCATCACGGACCCGGTGTCCGGCCAGACGGTGTGCTCCTGCCAGTACGATCCCGCGCGCCTGGCCATAGGTGGCTACTCCCGAATGGCGCTGCCCTCCGCCGGAGTGGGCGTCTACGGCGGACCGTATCCCTCCAACGAGCAGAACCCCTACCCCAGCATCGGAGTGGACAACTCGGCCTTCTACGCACCGCTG AGCAATCCCTACGGCATCAAGGACACCAGTCCCAGCACCGAGATGAGCGCCTGGACATCGGCGAGTCTGCAGTCCACCACCGGGTACTACTCCTACGACCCCACGCTGGCGGCCTACGG ATACGGACCCAACTATGATCTCGCCGCCAGAAGGAAGAACGCCACGCGGGAGTCCACGGCCACGCTGAAGGCCTGGCTGAGTGAGCACAAGAAGAATCCGTACCCGACGAAGGGCGAGAAGATCATGCTGGCCATCATCACCAAGATGACCCTCACCCAGGTGTCCACCTGGTTCGCCAACGCCCGGCGCAGGCTGAAAAAGGAGAACAAGATGACCTGGGAGCCCAAGAATAAGACCGAGGACGATGACGACGGCATGATGTCGGACGAcgagaaggagaaggactcTGGAGACGGCGGAAAACTCTCCACCGAAGCCTTTG ATCCCGGCAATCAACTCATCAAATCCGAGCTGGGCAAGGCGGAGAAGGAGGCGGACAGTGACCAGAAGCTGGATCTCGACCGGGAGCCGCACAATCTGGTGGCGATGCGGGGCCTGGCGCCCTACGCCTCGCCCCCCGGCGCCCATCCCATGCACGCGGCCTACAGCTCGTATGCGCAATCCCACAACACGCATACGCACCCGCATCCCCAGctgcagcaccaccagcagggccagcagctgcagcaccaccagcagatGGACCAGCCCTACTACGGCTACGGCCAGGAGGAGTCCGTTTCCGCGGGGGACTTTGCGGCCCAAAAAAACCCGCTGAGCAGGGACTGTGGCATCCCAGTTCCGGCGAGCAAGCCCAAGATCTGGAGCGTGGCCGACACAGCCGCCTGCAAGACACCTCCGCCCTCCGCGGCGTACCTCGGCCAGAACTTCTACCCGCCGTCCGCGGCGGCGGAGCAgctgcaccaccaccagccgcagcagcagcagcaccccAATCCACATCCCCATCCGCACCACTCGATGGAGCTCGGTTCGCCGCTGAGTATGATGAGCAGCTACGCCGGCGGATCGCCCTATTCGCGGATACCTACGGCGTACACCGAGGCCATGGGCATGCACCTGCCCAGCAGCAGTTCCTCCTCCGGCAAGGTGCCGCCCCCCTCCAGCACCACGCACGCCCACCACCCCAGCCTCAATCACATCCACCCGGCGCCGCAGCGGGTGGGGTTTCCCGAGATCCAGCCCGATACGCCGCCCCAAACGCCGCCCACTATGAAGCTCAACAGCAGCGGGAGCAGCCACAGTTCCTCGATGCATTCCGCTCCGGTGACCGTGGCTTCCATGGTCAACATTTTGTACAGTAACGAGAGTGGCTACGGGCACAGCCAGGGCCATGGACACGGAAGCGGGCTGGGACACGGACTGGGGTCCGCTTGCCACATGGGTGGCAGCACCGCCTACCTGGCCGAGGGGCGTTCCGGGTCGTAA
- the LOC108030700 gene encoding homeobox protein araucan isoform X2, with amino-acid sequence MYGASYDLAARRKNATRESTATLKAWLNEHKKNPYPTKGEKIMLAIITKMTLTQVSTWFANARRRLKKENKMTWEPKNRTDDDDDALVSDDEKDKEDLEPSKGSQSGSLAKDETKEEEDAIDEDQKCLGQANILRAGFGYPSAGSGAGYAGGGGSSGGHPGGYHPYHHQHPAYYQAGQQGMLPFHGEGSKLQGQDLGDPKNQLGRDCGVPIPATKPKIWSLADTVGCKTPPPAYIGHQTMQQQQQQQQAQQQQYPPQDAGRDQQLFNGAAAPYLRPHTTAYGGFLGATTQQLHTTSSSIPYSNMPPQQQQQLQVGGTIHTTGSSSGALQFHSRQHPQQQQHTQQLQSQSTASQRAMGFPEAQPDTPPQTPPNMKVLSGALSLLPTASQAPTTATCRSSNAFGFPSSYPMNFSARIGEYSPRDDYSSGNSSSSSSSSPQLHRPNEAMFKPLFKKFTN; translated from the exons AT GTATGGAGCCAGTTACGACCTGGCCGCTCGGCGCAAGAACGCCACCCGCGAGTCCACGGCCACGCTGAAGGCCTGGCTGAACGAGCACAAGAAGAACCCGTATCCGACCAAAGGCGAGAAGATCATGCTGGCCATCATCACCAAGATGACCCTCACTCAGGTGTCCACCTGGTTCGCCAACGCCCGTCGGCGGCTGAAGAAGGAGAACAAGATGACCTGGGAGCCCAAGAACCGcaccgacgacgacgacgatgccTTGGTGTCCGATGATGAGAAGGACAAGGAGGACTTGGAGCCGAGCAAGGGCAGCCAGAGTGGCAGTTTGGCCAAAG ATGAGACCAAAGAGGAGGAGGATGCCATAGACGAGGACCAGAAGTGCTTGGGTCAGGCGAACATACTGAGGGCCGGCTTTGGCTATCCCTCGGCTGGCAGTGGGGCGGGCTACGCCGGCGGAGGTGGCTCCTCGGGTGGACACCCCGGTGGCTACCACCCGTATCACCATCAGCATCCCGCCTACTACCAGGCCGGCCAACAGGGCATGCTGCCCTTTCACGGCGAGGGCTCCAAGCTGCAGGGTCAGGATCTCGGGGATCCAAAAAACCAGCTAGGCCGGGACTGTGGCGTGCCGATTCCAGCTACCAAGCCGAAGATCTGGAGTCTGGCCGACACAGTTGGCTGCAAGACACCGCCGCCGGCTTACATTGGCCACCAAacgatgcagcagcagcagcaacagcagcaggcgcagcagcagcagtatcCTCCGCAGGATGCAGGACGGGATCAGCAGCTGTTCAATGGGGCCGCGGCTCCCTACCTGAGGCCGCACACCACGGCCTACGGGGGTTTTCTAGGGGCTACGACCCAGCAGCTGCATACTACGAGCAGCAGTATCCCCTACAGCAATATGCccccgcagcagcagcagcagttgcaggtGGGCGGTACCATCCATACTACGGGAAGTTCGAGCGGAGCCCTGCAGTTCCACAGTCGGCAGcatccgcagcagcagcagcacacgCAGCAGCTGCAATCTCAGTCCACAGCGAGTCAGCGGGCGATGGGGTTTCCCGAAGCCCAACCAGATACTCCACCCCAAACTCCGCCGAATATGAAGGTGCTGAGCGGAGCTTTGAGTCTCCTGCCTACCGCTTCTCAAGCCCCTACGACCGCTACCTGTCGCAGCAGTAACGCCTTCGGGTTCCCCTCCAGCTACCCCATGAACTTCTCGGCCCGGATCGGGGAGTACTCCCCGCGGGACGACTACAGCAGCgggaacagcagcagcagtagctcCTCGTCGCCCCAGCTGCACCGCCCCAACGAGGCCATGTTCAAGCCGCTCTTCAAGAAGTTCACCAACTAA